The genomic region CTTCCTATTTCTGTAATAAATGCCGAGGCCTTTCTTAAAAAGGGGAAAAGTCTCGGACTCGCCGTTTTTGCAACGGCTATTGCCCCATGAGGAAACGAATCCAGGCTGTCATCCTCCCTGACATGACTGATAATTCCGGCTGAAGCTCCTGACTGAACGGTTTCTCCTCCTGAAATGATTATTTCGGCTTCATAAGCTTCTGAAAATGTCTGCGAGGCTGAAAGTGTTTTTTCACGCAAAGGATCTACTGTTTTAATATCAATGAAAACAGGGCCGCCGGATTCTCTTTTTATCCATGCAAATTCATGGTTTTCTCCGGTCATCCTCCAGAATTTCACGGCATTTTCAGCAAGAGATTTAAGAAATTCGGGCCTGAGAAGAGCATGGCCACGCTGGAGTCCATTGCTGGTAAGCTGAAAGCCTTTTGAGGCGGAAACAAAAGGAGTATCTTCAGACTTTGGAATGATTTCTGACCTTATAAGACCATACGGAAAGATTTTTTTGACAATATAGTTTTCCGTATCTTTGAAAGGATTTTCAGGCCCGCCTGGATTTGATGCAGTAATTCTTATGACTCCGGCAGGGAATCCATGCATGGTCTCAGCTCTTACCTTGCCTGCAATTCCTGCATCAATATGTTCATGAACTGCAAGAGCGACACGCATTTCATCGTTGCCGTTTTTAGTATTTTTTTCTTTATAATCCAAAAGAACTCTACAGCACGTTGCAAGAACCTTTTCAGGCGTCGCTTGGCATATACTTGATATTTCATGAAATTCATTATCTTCTCCGGCAAGATGAATTGCCCGGATCTGTACTTCGGTAACCTTGCTGTTTCTTTGTAAAAAGACTTCAAATTCCTCGATAATTGCATTTCCAAGATCAGAGCTCATAAACTCTTTATCATTCTGCCTTGCGTGCCTGAAAAAATTATCACATCCCGACATTGTGACCGCAAAACCGTCAGGAGCTGGGATATCAAGATGATAACGGGCTTCTGCGAGGCATATATTCAGAGAACCGACGATCGGTTCCAGCTCCCAACCGATATTTCCGTATGAAAGCGCAAACTTTTGTGCAAAAGGCCCCATTCCTCCGCCAAGGATGTCATCAAGAATATCCCTTATCTCCTGAAAGCGGTCGTAGAGCCTTATATACCTGTTTCCGGACATTGCGTTGATGCAGTAGACGATATGATAAACAAGCTCTCCAAGCCTCCTGATCGAGCTTTCCATGAAAGCCCTGTCAAAAATATATTCCCCGCCAAGAACCCTGTCCATTTCCGCCATTATTTCGAGCGCTTTGGTATTCAGCTTCTGTATACGCCTGAATTTCAGGAAGAGCGCCCTCACAGATTCAGGAAAATCATTTGCAACAGGCTGATTTTTTTGTTTTTTGAACGGAAAGAACATGAGTCATGCCTTGTATGGTCAATTTCTAATATTCGAATTTGAATTTTGATGAACTCGCAAAAAGCCCCCAAAAGGCATCGGCGTCATGCAGGACTTGATACGGCATCCAGTAATTTCAACCACTTCTGGTCCGGCCTGTGCCGGAATGACGAGGATTGGACTTTTTGCGATCTTATCAATTTTGGGGTTTGGGATTTTTATAAAAAAGCAGCGACGTTTTTTAAATCCTGCTTCTGTAATGTTCAGCCACAATCCCGCTTTCTGCTATCCCTTTATTTTTGCCTCAAGTCTTTTAACTGTATCCAGAATCTCACCCAGCTTGAAAGGTTTTGCAACAAAGTCAAAAGCTCCTTTACGGAAGGATTCCTTGGCTGTATCAGGCGTCGCAAAACCTGTGATTACAATGACAGAAGTCTCGGGCCATGTTTCCTTCACATGCTCAAGGAATTTCATGCCATCCAACCCTTCCATTTTGAGATCTGTTATTACAATATCAAAACGGTCGGTGTCGATTCTCGCCTTTGCCGAAGCACTGTCATTGAATGTTTCGACAGAATATCCGGCTTTCTGAAATGCCGGAGACAGACGCTTGCAGACTATCGCCTCGTCGTCCAGAATCAAAATTCTGGTCTTTTGTGATCCGCTAACGGAAATATTATGCTCTGCCATTGAATGCCTCCATCATTGGTTTAACTTTCTCCAGAAAATCAGAATGAAAATGCGCTATATGGCTGTCAGTGGCCATTTCAACATCAAGCTGGCGGGTGTATCCTATAAGTGCGCCTATTATCATTGTTCTTGAACACATTCTCTCTTTTGACATTTTTTTCAGACGCCCGGCCACAAGATCCCCGTGAAGCTCAACAAGGAAATCGAGGTGCTCCAGAATTCCTGCAATAAATCTTGCCCGCCTTGATCTTCGTCCGAAATCCGTGACTCCGCCCATGAATCTGAAAAAAACATAATTATCATTGGGCTCATCATCGATAAAGGCATTAACAACCGTATAATGATATCCCAGCTTGAGATTAAGGTTCATGTACTCCCTTGAAACAACGGCAAGATTACGCTCAGTCGAACTATTCTGGGAGGAGTGCGTTGAAACAAGGGTTCGGGTGAGACTTGACATGAAACTGCCTATATCCATTGAAACAGGCTCAGTTCCCCACATGCCTGAATTTACAAGGCCTTCCAAAAGAGCCTTTAAAGGCATGGAGGCAATATTTTCAAGAGCCACTGTTTTTGCTTCCTGGGGGGCATCAAGACCGCCATCAATGTCTATGACCATTAGGCCAAGCGGCAGTTTCGATTTGAAACGTTTGGGAACCCTGTCATGATATTTCTGATAATTTTCACTTAGATCAATGAGCTTTTCCACAGCCTTTTCATGGACGTATCTTGTAATATCATGAAAAGTCAGGCATTTTTCCGGTCTAAAATCCCTGGTTCTTGAATCCACAAGATGAAGTGGATAAATTTTCCTGAGCAGTCTTTTAAGAAGCCTGTACTCATATGTTTCCTCAAAAACTTCCTGCTCGGCCAGTTCGAACCTGGTAAGCTCCTTGACCGAGCCCCGGTATATGGTATTCCTAGTTGCGTCCATGGTAATCTCGTCTCCTGTCTCAAGAAGACCGGTCGCTACATCAGTTCCCACAATAGCCGGGATGCGGTACTCCCTTGCAAGGGTAGCCATATGTCCTGTCGGAGAACCTATGTCTGTTATGATTCCATGAGCCCTCGGCATAACGCGTCCATATTTGGGAGACGTATGCCTTGTAACGAGAATGGAACCGTAAGGAAAATCATTAAGATCATCATCTTTAAGCGCAATATATACTTTCCCTGATGCCACACCCTGCTGAACCACAGTGCCCTTACCTGAAAATATTATCTCGGCAGACCTTGTGGCAAGACCGACATCGGTTCTTGCCTGCGGAATCTCAGGCCTTATATTGAGAGGCCTTGCCTGGAGGATGTATAGCTCTCCCTTGTCATCAAACGCCCATTCCACGTCCTGGGGCCTTTTATAATATCTCTCTATGTTCATCGCAGACTGGGCAAGATACTCTATCTGATAAGGAGAAAGCGAAGACCTTCTTCGCAGCCTTTCAGGCGTATCTTTCCATACAGTCCCACCTGAGGAATCGGAAACAAGCATTTTGTCCTTGTGAAGATCAACTTCCTCGGAAAGGACCTTGTGGGGCGGCATCCTGTCAAGGATAAACATGTCAGATTCAGCTGTTCCCTGCACCACTGCCGGGCCAAGTCCCCATGCAGAGCTTATTACCATTGCTTCTTTTTCAAGCGGAAGAGGAGCGTAAGTATACATTGCTCCGCTTGCAACAGCAGAAACCATTAACTGGCATCCCACAGCCATTGCCATCTCATGTTCCCGAAATCCCCTGTGAAGCCTGTAATGCCAGGCCTCATGGGTATACGCACTGGCAACAACCTTTCTGTAAGCGTCAGGAATCCCATCCTTGGACACGTTCAAAACGCTTTCATACTGCCCCGCAAAGCTGAAGCCGCTGTCCTCTCCCCAGGCGCTGCTTCTGACGGCGAACATCAGCTCTTCGCCCTTATGCTTTTTTGAAATAGCTTTAAGAGCAGAATTCATTCCTGCGATAATATCTTTTGGTATAGGTGATGACAGAATTCGTTTTACAATTTCATCGCATATGGCATCAAAAGGCAGTTCTTCATTCCTCCATGAGGCAAGAAGTTTTTGC from Desulforegula conservatrix Mb1Pa harbors:
- a CDS encoding PEP-utilizing enzyme, with product MFFPFKKQKNQPVANDFPESVRALFLKFRRIQKLNTKALEIMAEMDRVLGGEYIFDRAFMESSIRRLGELVYHIVYCINAMSGNRYIRLYDRFQEIRDILDDILGGGMGPFAQKFALSYGNIGWELEPIVGSLNICLAEARYHLDIPAPDGFAVTMSGCDNFFRHARQNDKEFMSSDLGNAIIEEFEVFLQRNSKVTEVQIRAIHLAGEDNEFHEISSICQATPEKVLATCCRVLLDYKEKNTKNGNDEMRVALAVHEHIDAGIAGKVRAETMHGFPAGVIRITASNPGGPENPFKDTENYIVKKIFPYGLIRSEIIPKSEDTPFVSASKGFQLTSNGLQRGHALLRPEFLKSLAENAVKFWRMTGENHEFAWIKRESGGPVFIDIKTVDPLREKTLSASQTFSEAYEAEIIISGGETVQSGASAGIISHVREDDSLDSFPHGAIAVAKTASPRLFPFLRKASAFITEIGSPIGHLATVARELRVPSIFGLERALEMLPPGLEATVDASGKTIYRGIVESVMVEAGLDTGLMPGDEEYASLRRLLRWITPLGLTDPNTDDYSASGCRTYHDIIHFAHECSVARLLGIKYPGAGDLRSYAQKIELSVPLDLFLIDLGGAIASECSDRIRIDQIESVPLKAFLSGINDREMWLDSPVPISFSDIVSGMAKMPSATGASTGIPKYSGTNHVIAADSYMNLGLLLGYHYTIVDSYFGSLPSQNYIYFRFAGGFADDTRKNIRAGFIKAVLEEMDFKVDIKADLVIGKLKMAKPDEMKHCLIRLGQLSAFTRQMDVVMTDSGIMENLLDEFRKLGAQ
- a CDS encoding response regulator translates to MAEHNISVSGSQKTRILILDDEAIVCKRLSPAFQKAGYSVETFNDSASAKARIDTDRFDIVITDLKMEGLDGMKFLEHVKETWPETSVIVITGFATPDTAKESFRKGAFDFVAKPFKLGEILDTVKRLEAKIKG
- a CDS encoding PEP/pyruvate-binding domain-containing protein → MKRLNGLFDFLGRWRSSRDMLPFLVLFRKFRSILERNNKILELMSDMGDKLGGEYVFDRQYIKDACEMASDNVFKLISDLCILTKSDNVELFVAFERIQHELHEELSGRRVVPTVSPVISIDNVNGDFKEEVGNKFAVIGDIKSFLGLPTPDGFVFTTKAFFDFMEYGGHLKYAQKLLASWRNEELPFDAICDEIVKRILSSPIPKDIIAGMNSALKAISKKHKGEELMFAVRSSAWGEDSGFSFAGQYESVLNVSKDGIPDAYRKVVASAYTHEAWHYRLHRGFREHEMAMAVGCQLMVSAVASGAMYTYAPLPLEKEAMVISSAWGLGPAVVQGTAESDMFILDRMPPHKVLSEEVDLHKDKMLVSDSSGGTVWKDTPERLRRRSSLSPYQIEYLAQSAMNIERYYKRPQDVEWAFDDKGELYILQARPLNIRPEIPQARTDVGLATRSAEIIFSGKGTVVQQGVASGKVYIALKDDDLNDFPYGSILVTRHTSPKYGRVMPRAHGIITDIGSPTGHMATLAREYRIPAIVGTDVATGLLETGDEITMDATRNTIYRGSVKELTRFELAEQEVFEETYEYRLLKRLLRKIYPLHLVDSRTRDFRPEKCLTFHDITRYVHEKAVEKLIDLSENYQKYHDRVPKRFKSKLPLGLMVIDIDGGLDAPQEAKTVALENIASMPLKALLEGLVNSGMWGTEPVSMDIGSFMSSLTRTLVSTHSSQNSSTERNLAVVSREYMNLNLKLGYHYTVVNAFIDDEPNDNYVFFRFMGGVTDFGRRSRRARFIAGILEHLDFLVELHGDLVAGRLKKMSKERMCSRTMIIGALIGYTRQLDVEMATDSHIAHFHSDFLEKVKPMMEAFNGRA